The genomic DNA GGGGATGGTGTGCGAACGGCGCTGGCCCGGCTGGTCGAACATGCCGCGCCGATGGGCATAAGCGATCGCGCCACGCACCAGCGCAACCGATATCAGCAAGGCCGCCAATGCCAGAACGAGAAGGCGCTCGAAACTCGGCATGAAACTCACTCGTTGGCTACGCCATGGATCGGGCGAATCGTGCTCCAGCTCTTGCAGCTCGGACACTGCCAATGATGTGCCTTGGCACCGAAGCCACAACGGCTGCAGCGATACATCGCCTGGCCTTCGAGCAACTTTTTGGTGAGGTCGCGCAGGATCAGGAAATTCTCCCTCGCCTCACCGTCGATCTTGTCCATGGTCGCATCGATCAAGGCCATCAGCCCACGTACCGACGGACGCTGACGCAACTGCGAGGTCAGGAAATCAATCGCCGTGCGTTCACCATCGCGCTGCTGATAAAGCTTGGTCAATGCCAGCACCGGCGAGATACCGTGATAACGGCCAAGCATGTCGCGCAGGAAATGCTCGGCGCGTTCCATCTGCTGCGAACGTGCATAGCTATTGAGCAAAGGCGGCAGGATTTCCGGCACAAAAGCGATATCCGCTTCGATCGCTTCTTCGTACACCTTGACCGCTTGCGCGTGCTCGCCTTCGTCGGCGAACAGGCGCCCCGTCAGCATGAAAGCGCGCACGCTACTGGGCTGGCTGGCGAATGCCTGCTGCAGATACTCGCGTGCTTCCTGACGTGCACCGTGCTGGCGTGACTGGTCGGCCAACTCGCAGTAGAACTGCGCGATCATGCCCGACTCGTCTTCGCCGATCATTGCCTCGAGCCGGCGCGCATGTTCGATGGCTTTATGCCAATCGCGCTCGTGTTGATAGATCGCAATC from Dyella sp. GSA-30 includes the following:
- the lapB gene encoding lipopolysaccharide assembly protein LapB, which produces MTGLYVLALLVPLAFASGWWSARRSGARRSGAQVSELSSDYFRGLNYLLNEEQDKAIEVFLRLAEYNRDTVETHLALGNLFRRRGEVDRAIRLHQHLVSRPGLSDAMKTVALLELGEDYMRAGLLDRAETLFSDLVAMDAHAPSALRHLIAIYQHERDWHKAIEHARRLEAMIGEDESGMIAQFYCELADQSRQHGARQEAREYLQQAFASQPSSVRAFMLTGRLFADEGEHAQAVKVYEEAIEADIAFVPEILPPLLNSYARSQQMERAEHFLRDMLGRYHGISPVLALTKLYQQRDGERTAIDFLTSQLRQRPSVRGLMALIDATMDKIDGEARENFLILRDLTKKLLEGQAMYRCSRCGFGAKAHHWQCPSCKSWSTIRPIHGVANE